One region of Wyeomyia smithii strain HCP4-BCI-WySm-NY-G18 chromosome 3, ASM2978416v1, whole genome shotgun sequence genomic DNA includes:
- the LOC129728979 gene encoding galectin-4-like, translated as MSVRPFVAQLPRSPQHDDEILIRGKLKSDARAFSINFCLPRPDQVPAKQTPPHIAYHFKTIFHDDGSSAVIHNWKNLVWQAEDVYENYWMLDRNEKFTLIIRFHEEVFKVFAEDTQHTPEYEFAHQLPFSMIQSIELWDDIEYVEEIAFKYKNKGF; from the exons ATGAGTGTCCGTCCGTTCGTAGCGCAGCTTCCTCGAAGTCCACAACATGATGACGAAATTTTGATACGGGGAAAACTTAAAAGCGATGCTAGAGC GTTCTCTATCAACTTCTGTCTGCCACGACCCGACCAGGTACCCGCCAAACAAACGCCCCCACACATCGCTTACCATTTTAAAACCATTTTCCACGACGACGGCAGCAGTGCCGTGATTCACAACTGGAAGAACCTCGTCTGGCAGGCGGAGGACGTCTACGAGAACTACTGGATGTTGGACCGCAACGAAAAGTTTACTCTTATTATCCGATTCCACGAGGAGGTGTTCAAGGTGTTTGCGGAAGACACGCAGCACACCCCCGAGTACGAGTTTGCCCACCAGCTTCCATTCAGCATGATCCAATCGATTGAGCTCTGGGATGATATCGAGTACGTGGAGGAAATTGCTTTTAAGTATAAAAATAAAG GGTTCTAA
- the LOC129731127 gene encoding probable serine/threonine-protein kinase tsuA produces MTEELQTQQQTQQAQPQQQQQQQQQQQPNQPQQKARPGPNDYRNSEFVTKLMAANPPYLYSPAIGPHNFFFSEMLRSLVANKRNESLRNAEQLHHQQQQQHQQQQQQQQQAQALSLPTRRPRKRSWSQHRLYPESLRDSKEVEEKIPGQPEKPLELTNKLSAFTRNITSKYQDDSNDNYKSPQDVKPSGDKPSLNNSLIPDPPTASMPPSDLILPPPPPVWYPPLYPPYGIDPLHFFIDLRVSGHIYDRKKELASPDSENSAAAVKNEHSKLIGTNDRQGSAFSVPKPRDGLKPNSAINLSSPPLPSGEGDDNPLKDASALFMNEFKENKYDIIKNTNYVMQNLPRIYGDLNHTQKEPGDDEGNGNVSDDQLDCKSVGSNDDYNALADDGKLRDSDLNVISDEEESIAVDEN; encoded by the coding sequence ATGACGGAAGAGCTCCAAACACAGCAGCAAACCCAGCAAGCCCAAccccagcagcagcaacaacagcagcagcagcagcaaccgaATCAACCGCAGCAAAAAGCACGCCCCGGTCCCAATGACTATCGCAACTCGGAATTCGTCACGAAGCTCATGGCAGCCAATCCACCCTACCTGTATTCCCCCGCTATCGGGCCTCATAATTTCTTCTTCAGTGAAATGCTGCGATCATTGGTCGCAAACAAGCGTAACGAAAGTCTTCGCAACGCAGAACAATTGCACcaccaacaacagcagcagcaccagcaacaacaacaacaacagcaacaagctCAAGCTCTATCGTTACCTACTCGCAGACCGAGAAAAAGATCCTGGTCACAGCACAGACTCTATCCCGAATCTCTGCGGGACAGCAAAGAAGTGGAGGAAAAAATTCCCGGCCAACCAGAGAAACCCCTAGAGCTGACTAATAAACTATCCGCCTTCACGCGGAACATAACCTCAAAATATCAAGATGACAGTAACGACAACTATAAATCACCACAAGATGTGAAACCGTCTGGTGACAAACCTTCACTAAACAATAGTCTAATTCCGGATCCACCAACCGCTTCAATGCCCCCTTCAGACCTTATTCTACCCCCACCTCCACCGGTTTGGTATCCACCGCTCTATCCTCCGTACGGAATCGATCCACTCCACTTTTTCATAGATCTTCGTGTTTCCGGGCACATTTACGATCGCAAGAAAGAACTGGCATCCCCAGACTCGGAAAACTCCGCTGCTGCAGTAAAAAATGAGCACTCGAAGTTGATTGGAACCAACGACCGACAAGGATCGGCCTTCAGTGTCCCAAAGCCGCGCGATGGTTTGAAGCCCAATTCGGCCATCAACCTAAGCTCACCCCCATTACCATCTGGCGAAGGGGACGACAATCCACTTAAGGACGCATCCGCCCTGTTTATGAACGAATTCAAAGAGAATAAGTACGATATTATCAAAAACACAAATTATGTTATGCAAAATCTGCCCCGAATCTACGGGGATCTGAATCACACCCAGAAGGAACCTGGGGACGATGAAGGAAATGGGAACGTCAGCGATGATCAGCTGGATTGTAAGTCGGTAGGATCGAACGACGATTACAATGCGCTTGCAGATGATGGGAAGCTGCGGGATTCCGACCTGAATGTTATCTCCGATGAGGAGGAATCCATAGCCGTGGATGAAAACTGA